The genomic DNA TAGAAAATGGGTCTGAAGATCTTGGATTTCAAGAATATTTCGAAGGAAATGGAATCACAGTTGTAGAGTGGGCTCATTTAATTGCTGATCAGTTACCAGCAGAACGGCTAATAGTGAGAATTAATCACATAAGTGAATCTAAACGGAAGCTTATGCTAGAACCTATTGGCGTACATTATGAACAAGTATGTAAGGAGATTATAAGCAAATGACAGTATTAGCAATTGATTCTTCAAATGATGTGATGGGTATTGCTCTTGTAGATGAAAGTAAGGTTATTGGAGAAATAATTACAAATGTAAAAAAGAATCATTCGATTCGTGTCATGCCTGCTATTGAATCATTATTGAAGGACTGTAACATTTCAACAAAGGAACTATCGAAAATAATTGTTGCAAAAGGACCAGGCTCTTATACTGGTGTAAGAATCGGTGTTACAATTGCAAAAACATTGGCATGGTCATTACAAATTCCACTCTCAGGCGTATCAAGTCTCGAAGTACTCGCAGCAAATGGGCGTTTTTTTCCTGGATATATTTCACCACTATTCGATGCAAGGAGGGGACAAATTTATACGGGGTTGTATTCATATAAAGCTGATGAATTGCAGCAAGTAAAACAAGATCAAAATGTCCTCTCATCTGACTGGGCTAAATCATTATCATCACTCGATAAACCAATATTATTATTAGGTAATGACGTTGAGCTACATAAAGAAGTAATGATCAGTGAGCTTAAGGACAAAGCAGTGTTTGCAGCTGAGAGTTTAAACAATCCAAGACCAGCTGAATTAGCATGGCTAGGAATGTATAGGGAAAATGAGGATATACATCAGTTTTCACCGAATTATATTCGCCTTGCTGAGGCAGAAGCGAAGTGGTTAGAAGCACAGAAAAAAGAAAGTGGAGCTGCAAATGGAAACAACAACATTGTTTAGGTTAATGAATGTTGAGGATATTGATAATGTACTGAAGGTGGAGGAGACATCTTTTGCTACTCCTTGGAGTAAGGACATCTTTTTAAGTGAAATTAATAATAACAAATACGCCCATTATATCGTAGCGGAAGAAAACGGGCTAGTTATTGGATATTGTGGGGCATGGCTTATAATAGACGAAGCTCATATTACGAATGTAGCTTTGTTACCAGAATATCGTGGCAGGAAACTAGGTGAAGCTATGCTAAAACAACTGGTGGACTTTGCAAAAGCACTTGGGGCAAAGACGATGACATTAGAGGTACGGGTATCAAATATAATTGCCCAATCGCTTTATCGCAAATTAGGATTTAATGATGGGGGAATTAGGAAGAATTACTATACAGATAATCAAGAGGATGCATTAATAATGTGGGTGAATATATAATGGAACAATTACAGAATCAAATTATTTTAGCAATCGAAACAAGCTGCGATGAAACAGCGGTAGCGATCATAAAAAATGGATGTGAGATATTAGCGAATGTTNNNNNNNNNNNNNNNNNNNNNNNNNNNNNNNNNNNNNNNNNNNNNNNNNNNNNNNNNNNNNNNNNNNNNNNNNNNNNNNNTACCATTGTGCTTGAAGAAGCACTAAAACAGGCGCAAATTTCTTATAATGAGATCGATGCAATAGCTGTCACTGAAGGCCCAGGGTTGGTCGGTGCCTTGTTAGTTGGTGTCAATGCTGCCAAAGCCATTGCTCTTGCTCACAACATTCCTATCATTGGGGTTCACCATATAGCTGGACATATTTATGCAAATCAACTAGTATCTGAAATGAAATTCCCACTTATTTCGNNNNNNNNNNNNNNNNNNNNNNNNNNNNNNNNNNNNNNNNNNNNNNNNNNNNNNNNNNNNNNNNNNNNNNNNNNNNNNNNNNNNNNNNNNNNNNNNNNNNNNNNNNNNNNNNNNNNNNNNNNNNNNNNNNNNNNNNNNNNNNNNNNNNNNNNNNNNNNNNNNNNNNNNNNNNNNNNNNNNNNNNNNNNNNNNNNNNNNNNNNNNNNNNNNNNNNNNNNNNNNNNNNNNNNNNNNNNNNNNNNNNNNNNNNNNNNNNNNNNNNNNNNNNNNNNNNNGAAGCAACGTGGTGAGGATTTAGCAACAAAAGATATCGCAGCAAGCTTTCAAGCAAGCGTAATAGATGTATTAGTCACAAAAACGATGTTAGCTGTTGATAAGTATAATGTCCAACAAGTATTATTAGCTGGTGGTGTAGCTGCCAATCAAGGGCTAAGAGCTGCTCTTAAAGAAAAATTTTCCTCAAAGGATGATATAGAATTAATTATTCCTCCGCTATCTCTATGTACAGATAATGCAGCAATGATTGCAGCAGCAGGTAGTGTTTTATATAAACAAGGAAAGCGTTCGGACATGGCTTTAAATGGGAACCCTGGCCTTGATATTGAGCAATAGTATAATGAATAATAACATAACAATGTTATGAAAGACCGTGATTCTTCCTGAGAATACGGTCTTTTTCCACAACTTTATCCACAGAAAAAATACTATTGTGGAAAATTAGTAACAAAAGCTAGTTTAAAAGCACTTTTGAAGCAAGAGAATAAGTGGATAACTTTGATAAAAACTGTGGATAATGTGTAAAAGTCGGTGTATAACATACACTACAATGAATTGTTTGTGGATAACTATGTGGAAGAGAAAACTACAATTCACATGAAGTGTAAAAGACATCTTTTTTGCAATGATTCTAGCGCTTATTGGGGATGAACATGGCGTTTGCGCTTTTGTTCTGTCTTACTAGCCTCTCGTGTTCACTTCACATTGCATTCCAACGCAAAAACGCTTTCAAATGCAATGGTTCCAGTGTTTGTTGAGGAAAAGTAGTCGTCTCCGCATTTCTTCATGTCCAGCTCCAGCGCCTATCCCCTCTAGTCACTTCGCCATTTTCCATGAAGGCAAAAAGCACCTTCACAGAAAATGCCTCCAGTGCTTGTCAGGGATGAACAAGGCGCTTGCGCTTTTCTTCATGTCCAGTTCCGCCTCCTAGCCTCTCGAGGTCGTTTCACTACAATCCTAAAAGGTAAAAAGCACCTTCTAGGATTGTAGTTCCAACGCTTGTCGAGGCAAAACAGTCGTCTCCACTTTTCTTCATGTCCAGCTCCAGCGCCTATCCCCTCTAGTCACTTCGCCATTTTCCATGAAGGCAAAAGCACCTTCACAGAAAATGCCTCCAGTGCTTGTCAGGGATGAACAAGGCGCTTGCGCTTTTCTTCTAATCATGGAGTGTTTCCCATTCGGTCATTAATTGTTCTAGTTGCTCCTGGTACTGTGAGTTTTCTTCATTAATCAAGGCCACTTTTTCGTGATCTTGAAAGATAGTTGGGTCACATAATAGAGTTTCATTTTCATCTATTTTTTGTTCGAGTTTTGATATCTCCATTTCTAGTTCTTCAATTTTTCTTTTTCTCTGACGCTGTAATTTCTTCATTTCCTTGTCTTGTTCATAAGTCAGCTTCGTCTGCGTTTTATCTTCCTTGATTGAAGGATTGACCACTTTTTGTTCATTTAACAGCTTGATTTCTTCAATCTCTGCTTTCTTTGATATGAAATAATCATAGTCTCCCAAATATTCAGTAATACCGTTTGGAGCAAGCTCATACACTTTCGTCGCTAGTCGGTTAATAAAATAGCGGTCGTGGGAGACGAATAGAATTGTACCAGGATAGTCAATCAATGCATTTTCAAGAACTTCTTTACTATCCAAGTCTAAATGGTTCGTAGGCTCGTCCAAAATTAACAGATTAGCTTTTTGTAACATAAGCTTTGCTAACGCAAGTCGTGCCTTTTGGCCGCCACTAAGTGTTGATACCGGCTTTAACACATCATCACCTGAAAATAAAAAGTTGCCTAACACTGTCCTTATATCCTTCTCTGATTTTGATGGATACTCATCCCACAGCTCATTAAGAACACTTTTATTAGAACTAAGATTTGCTTGTTCTTGGTCATAGTAGCCAACTTTAACATTTGATCCAAAGGAAAATTCTCCTTGTAGGGCTTGTATCTTATTAATCGCTGCCTTGAGTAAGGTTGATTTCCCAATACCATTTGGACCTACCAAAGCTACACTGTCACTTTTCATGATTTGAAAATTGATATGTTGGATAATAGGCTTGTTGTTTTCATATGAAACAGAAATATCATTGGCTTTCAAAACTTCATTTCCACTTTGACGTTCGATGTCGAAGTGGAACGAAGCTGATTTTTCATCTCCAGCAGGCTTCTCTAGAACTGTCATTTTTTCTAGTTGTTTTCTTCTACTCTGTGCTCGCTTTGTTGTTGAAGCTCGTGCTAAGTTTCGTTGAACGAAATCCTTAAGCTTAGCAATTTCACCTTGCTGCTTTTCATAAAGCTTTAAATCGTGTTCATAATTTTCTGCTTTCTTCTTTAAATAATCACTATAATTACCAATGAATTTTGCTGAATTAGTTCGAGAAATTTCGTATACTTGTGTAACGACTTTATCAAGGAAATAACGGTCATGAGATACAATGAGAATAGCTCCAGGATAGCCGAGTAAATATTGCTCTAACCAAGTGAGTGTATCAATGTCAAGGTGGTTAGTCGGCTCATCTAGTATTAATAAATTAGGCTTTGATAATAATAGCTTCCCTAAAGCAAGCCTCGTTTTTTGACCACCACTTAATGATGATATAGGTGTCGAATAATTGAAGCTTGAAAACTGGAGTCCATGTAGAACAGCTCGTACATCAGCTTCATATTGATAGCCGCCTTGTTCTTTATATTGAATTTGCAAATGATCATACTCTTTTAATAGTTTGTCGTAATCTGCCTTGTTTGACATTAGGCTTTGATTGGACATTTTCTCTTCCAGTTCACGTAATTCTATCTCCATTTTTTTTAACGGTTCAAACACGGTTAACATTTCTTCCCAAATAGATAAGTCTGAATCTAAGCCACTATGCTGTGCTAAATATCCAATAGAAATGTCTTTCGGTTTCATGACGCTTCCGCTATCATGAGACATATAACCTGCTATTATTTTCAATAAAGTTGATTTTCCAGCGCCGTTACGGCCAACGACAGCAATCCTATCTTTCAATTGTACTTCTAGCTTTATATTCGATAAAATAAGATCAGATCCAAAATATTTTGTGAGCTGATTCACTTGTAACACTATCATGTTAGTTCACCTCTGTTATAATAGTTTTAGTGTATCTTAAAATGTATGAAATGAGCAATATTCTTTCACTGGATTCCAATGTTTACTTATCAAAGGCTTGTGAAATGCATATTTTTAATAATAGTTTAGCTTATTTTGTATGCGCTTTCTTACTGAAGTCATATTAAACTTAGGTTGTAGACGTTAAGGCTCTTTTCGTAAACTTTGTTGCTATTGTGAATAATTTAGGACAGCATAAAATGAACTTATGCAATTGACCTCATTTATAATGAAAAAAGGTGCCTACAACCGCTAAGTTTATACGTATTTATTTCTTAGAACGAAAAGCAACAATTAATGCGAAAACAGCAGCCATGTACTGAGACACAAATACGAATTATTATATCGTTTGTTGCAGCTTCTCATCATTAAAACTATGACAATGGGCTAAATTATTCGTTACAATTCACCATTTATGAAAAAAGCCATGTACTCAAAAGGTGATAGAAATGGCCTTGGATGTACATATAGTTTTCACGCCTTGTTAAAGTAACGACAGGATTGTAAAAATAGTGTAGTATAGTCATATTGAGAGGTGAAAAGCAAGTGTCTTCATTTACACATTTTAATGATCAAGGTAGAGCAAAGATGGTTGATATTTCTGAAAAGGGCGAAACATTTAGAACTGCTATAGCGAGATCAAGTATCTCAGTTAATCAAGAAATTTATGAACAGATTATTCATTCAAAAATAAAAAAAGGGGATGTGTTAGCTGTAGCTCAAGTGGCTGGTATTATGGCTGCAAAAAAAACAGCAGATATTATCCCAATGTGTCACCCAATTAGTTTAAAGGGTGTCGATATCACGTTTACATGGGAAGAAAAAAAGCAATTATACAAGCTTATTATTATCGTAGAAGTTAAAACTAAAGGTAGTACAGGTGTTGAAATGGAAGCTCTAACTGCTGCTAGTACGTGTGCCTTAACTGTTTATGATATGTGTAAAGCAGTTGATAAAGGTATGGTTATTGGTCCAACTTATTTATTAGAGAAGACTGGTGGAAAGAACGGAGACTTTATTAGAGAGCAGTGAATGAATAGCTGTTTGAATGTGGGGGAATAGAAGTGAATAACGAACAAACAAAAATTCCACAAGCTACTGCAAAGCGTTTACCATTGTATTATCGTTTCATCAAAAATCTTCATGCTGCAGGTAAGCAGCGCGTATCTTCTGCTGAATTAAGCGAGGCTGTAAAAGTAGATTCTGCAACAATACGTAGAGATTTTTCGTATTTTGGTGCTTTAGGTAAAAAAGGATATGGTTATAATGTTAATTACTTATTAACGTTTTTTCGACAAACACTAGATCAAGATGAACTAACAAAAGTGGTGTTAATCGGGGTTGGGAATTTAGGTACTGCATTTTTAAATTACAACTTTATTAAAAATAATAATATGAAAATTGAACTTGCATTTGATGTTGATGAGCAAAAAATTGGCACTACAGTTGGAGATGTTCCTATTTATCATATGGATGACTTAGAAAAATATATTACCAAGGATGTAAGTGTCGCCATCTTAACTGTACCTGCACCAGTTGCGCAAGGGATGACTGACCGTTTAGTAGAAACAGGTA from Bacillus sp. SM2101 includes the following:
- the tsaB gene encoding tRNA (adenosine(37)-N6)-threonylcarbamoyltransferase complex dimerization subunit type 1 TsaB; protein product: MTVLAIDSSNDVMGIALVDESKVIGEIITNVKKNHSIRVMPAIESLLKDCNISTKELSKIIVAKGPGSYTGVRIGVTIAKTLAWSLQIPLSGVSSLEVLAANGRFFPGYISPLFDARRGQIYTGLYSYKADELQQVKQDQNVLSSDWAKSLSSLDKPILLLGNDVELHKEVMISELKDKAVFAAESLNNPRPAELAWLGMYRENEDIHQFSPNYIRLAEAEAKWLEAQKKESGAANGNNNIV
- the rimI gene encoding ribosomal protein S18-alanine N-acetyltransferase; protein product: METTTLFRLMNVEDIDNVLKVEETSFATPWSKDIFLSEINNNKYAHYIVAEENGLVIGYCGAWLIIDEAHITNVALLPEYRGRKLGEAMLKQLVDFAKALGAKTMTLEVRVSNIIAQSLYRKLGFNDGGIRKNYYTDNQEDALIMWVNI
- a CDS encoding carbamoyltransferase N-terminal domain-containing protein, translated to KQRGEDLATKDIAASFQASVIDVLVTKTMLAVDKYNVQQVLLAGGVAANQGLRAALKEKFSSKDDIELIIPPLSLCTDNAAMIAAAGSVLYKQGKRSDMALNGNPGLDIEQ
- a CDS encoding ABC-F family ATP-binding cassette domain-containing protein, with the translated sequence MIVLQVNQLTKYFGSDLILSNIKLEVQLKDRIAVVGRNGAGKSTLLKIIAGYMSHDSGSVMKPKDISIGYLAQHSGLDSDLSIWEEMLTVFEPLKKMEIELRELEEKMSNQSLMSNKADYDKLLKEYDHLQIQYKEQGGYQYEADVRAVLHGLQFSSFNYSTPISSLSGGQKTRLALGKLLLSKPNLLILDEPTNHLDIDTLTWLEQYLLGYPGAILIVSHDRYFLDKVVTQVYEISRTNSAKFIGNYSDYLKKKAENYEHDLKLYEKQQGEIAKLKDFVQRNLARASTTKRAQSRRKQLEKMTVLEKPAGDEKSASFHFDIERQSGNEVLKANDISVSYENNKPIIQHINFQIMKSDSVALVGPNGIGKSTLLKAAINKIQALQGEFSFGSNVKVGYYDQEQANLSSNKSVLNELWDEYPSKSEKDIRTVLGNFLFSGDDVLKPVSTLSGGQKARLALAKLMLQKANLLILDEPTNHLDLDSKEVLENALIDYPGTILFVSHDRYFINRLATKVYELAPNGITEYLGDYDYFISKKAEIEEIKLLNEQKVVNPSIKEDKTQTKLTYEQDKEMKKLQRQRKRKIEELEMEISKLEQKIDENETLLCDPTIFQDHEKVALINEENSQYQEQLEQLMTEWETLHD
- the moaC gene encoding cyclic pyranopterin monophosphate synthase MoaC translates to MSSFTHFNDQGRAKMVDISEKGETFRTAIARSSISVNQEIYEQIIHSKIKKGDVLAVAQVAGIMAAKKTADIIPMCHPISLKGVDITFTWEEKKQLYKLIIIVEVKTKGSTGVEMEALTAASTCALTVYDMCKAVDKGMVIGPTYLLEKTGGKNGDFIREQ
- a CDS encoding redox-sensing transcriptional repressor Rex translates to MNNEQTKIPQATAKRLPLYYRFIKNLHAAGKQRVSSAELSEAVKVDSATIRRDFSYFGALGKKGYGYNVNYLLTFFRQTLDQDELTKVVLIGVGNLGTAFLNYNFIKNNNMKIELAFDVDEQKIGTTVGDVPIYHMDDLEKYITKDVSVAILTVPAPVAQGMTDRLVETGIKGILNFTPARINVPDHIRIHHIDLAVELQSLVYFLKNYPTE